From one Ochrobactrum vermis genomic stretch:
- a CDS encoding kinase, with translation MSFPRSLPDDLSFSRDLRHPRSLGVGTGRATAHHGEILQGVFTDDDERLHRGLITLPCPSFESVATFWPDERNEVRTRPAGMLKAARAARLTFEALGQFDAGGCLTIESKIPMSLGYGSSTADVVATIRAVSAAMGVELNRAIICRLAVAAETASDSIVFGPQAVLFAQREGHVIEYLPGDYPPLLIVGFISPNDVPVDTLTFAPARYDRSEIESFRVLRGLARKAILEQNVGLLGHVATASARINQRYLPKTHLADLLRLAENCGALGVQIAHSGNRMGLLMDARDPDVADKVETAAKTASKQGFTNVHQFAVNLDVQLLKEQP, from the coding sequence ATGTCTTTTCCCCGTTCACTTCCAGATGACTTAAGTTTTTCCAGAGACCTTCGGCACCCAAGATCCCTTGGTGTCGGAACCGGTCGAGCAACCGCTCATCACGGTGAGATCCTCCAAGGCGTGTTCACTGATGACGACGAACGCTTACACAGAGGTTTAATCACGCTGCCCTGCCCATCTTTCGAATCTGTCGCCACGTTCTGGCCTGACGAGAGAAACGAGGTCCGCACTCGCCCGGCGGGTATGTTGAAAGCAGCCCGTGCGGCTCGGTTGACATTCGAGGCGTTAGGGCAATTTGATGCTGGAGGCTGTCTTACTATTGAATCAAAGATACCCATGAGCCTTGGTTATGGTTCATCGACTGCGGATGTCGTTGCGACAATACGAGCCGTATCTGCGGCTATGGGCGTTGAATTAAACCGGGCAATCATTTGTCGCCTGGCTGTTGCGGCCGAAACCGCCAGCGACTCCATAGTATTCGGCCCGCAGGCAGTTCTGTTCGCGCAAAGGGAAGGCCATGTGATTGAATACCTCCCTGGTGACTATCCGCCTTTGCTGATTGTAGGATTCATCTCTCCCAACGATGTACCCGTAGATACCCTCACATTTGCACCTGCTCGCTACGATCGATCCGAGATCGAGAGCTTTCGCGTCCTGCGCGGCCTTGCTCGGAAGGCAATTCTGGAACAGAACGTTGGTTTGCTGGGCCACGTCGCAACAGCAAGTGCGCGGATAAACCAACGCTATCTCCCCAAGACGCACCTTGCCGACCTTTTGAGACTTGCAGAAAATTGCGGCGCACTCGGCGTACAAATCGCCCACAGTGGAAACCGAATGGGCCTCTTAATGGACGCCCGCGACCCCGATGTAGCGGACAAGGTCGAAACGGCTGCTAAAACAGCTTCCAAGCAAGGCTTCACAAACGTCCACCAGTTCGCCGTGAACCTCGACGTGCAATTGCTGAAGGAACAACCATGA
- a CDS encoding transcriptional regulator, with protein MASNLSERWQNQALALFGLREILEKPTEGESPQSRIKQIGMLNVLYMMHQAHEPLTLSSVMKITGLTRGGVIETMDQLVQRGILTETLGRNSMGRGTARQFEFTRNVFEQIRSTAE; from the coding sequence ATGGCAAGCAATTTAAGCGAACGATGGCAAAATCAGGCATTGGCTCTTTTTGGCCTTCGAGAGATCTTGGAAAAACCGACAGAAGGTGAATCTCCGCAATCCCGGATCAAACAGATCGGGATGTTGAATGTACTTTACATGATGCATCAGGCACACGAACCCTTAACCCTCTCATCTGTCATGAAAATTACCGGATTGACTCGTGGTGGCGTCATCGAAACGATGGATCAGCTAGTACAACGTGGCATCCTCACGGAGACACTTGGACGCAATTCAATGGGACGAGGAACTGCGCGGCAGTTTGAATTCACACGCAATGTGTTTGAACAAATCCGCTCTACCGCAGAATGA
- a CDS encoding lytic transglycosylase domain-containing protein, producing the protein MPVSFVDLAQSCAPLVAHETLAGVVSLESRFKPFNIRINSGPSLERQPASKAEAIKIATALAVEHQDIQLGLAGIGLDDLRKLKLTISDAFDLCLNLKASATLLDSFYRRAVKAGADNARAERAMLQSFYGRGDPSVGSTVKYDRQVQREIQRLKPTIASLTVGDPQDGPASPDMIADVVAENSDKWGASNITAPSWDVFNSRRRQSSIFVFQNKHGEE; encoded by the coding sequence ATGCCCGTGTCTTTTGTAGATCTTGCACAAAGCTGTGCGCCGTTAGTTGCGCACGAAACACTTGCCGGTGTTGTCAGCCTCGAAAGCCGCTTTAAACCATTCAACATCCGCATCAACAGCGGCCCTTCACTAGAGCGACAACCGGCATCGAAAGCCGAGGCGATAAAGATCGCCACCGCTCTGGCCGTCGAACACCAAGATATTCAACTAGGTCTCGCGGGAATAGGTCTTGATGATCTGAGGAAACTCAAGCTGACGATTTCTGATGCTTTCGATCTATGTCTGAATCTAAAGGCTAGCGCCACACTGCTGGACAGCTTCTATCGCCGCGCAGTGAAGGCTGGTGCCGATAATGCCAGAGCCGAACGGGCAATGCTCCAGTCATTTTACGGTCGCGGAGATCCCTCTGTCGGTTCAACAGTCAAATACGACAGGCAGGTGCAGCGTGAGATTCAACGGTTGAAACCGACGATTGCCAGCTTAACTGTCGGTGATCCTCAGGACGGACCTGCTTCGCCCGACATGATCGCAGATGTTGTAGCTGAAAACTCCGACAAGTGGGGTGCCTCCAACATTACCGCACCGTCATGGGATGTCTTCAATTCTCGGCGTCGCCAGTCCTCAATCTTCGTTTTCCAGAACAAGCATGGAGAAGAATGA
- a CDS encoding TrbC/VirB2 family protein gives MINGSRMSSAATSAFMTAAIVAILVEPAFAQAAGVESILQNIVDLLTGNIFKLIATIAVILIAIAWMFGYMDLRRAGYWIIGIGVIAGSSELVSTIVGS, from the coding sequence ATGATCAATGGTTCCCGTATGAGCTCGGCTGCAACTTCAGCCTTTATGACGGCGGCAATCGTCGCAATCCTAGTTGAACCGGCCTTCGCCCAGGCCGCCGGGGTCGAATCCATCCTTCAAAACATCGTCGATCTCCTCACAGGCAACATCTTCAAGTTGATCGCGACTATCGCGGTGATCCTGATCGCGATCGCGTGGATGTTTGGCTACATGGACCTCCGTCGCGCTGGCTACTGGATCATTGGCATCGGTGTGATCGCCGGCTCTTCCGAGCTCGTCAGCACGATTGTCGGGAGTTGA
- a CDS encoding type IV secretion system protein VirB3, with amino-acid sequence MTISRPALEEDTLFIACTRPAMYAGVTMEAMGMNVIATTIFYLAAGSVAYALVGVVFHFIFRALVKHDHNMFRIVVAWVETRGRSRNTSHWGGSSISPLRLSRRF; translated from the coding sequence ATGACGATATCGAGGCCAGCGCTTGAGGAAGATACGTTGTTCATCGCCTGCACGCGACCTGCAATGTACGCAGGCGTCACCATGGAAGCCATGGGAATGAACGTCATTGCGACGACGATTTTCTATCTCGCGGCCGGTTCTGTCGCCTATGCGCTCGTCGGGGTGGTTTTTCATTTTATCTTCCGCGCACTCGTCAAACATGACCACAACATGTTTCGCATTGTCGTGGCCTGGGTCGAGACGCGTGGGCGATCACGGAATACTTCCCATTGGGGTGGTAGCTCGATCTCTCCGCTGCGACTTTCCCGCCGGTTTTGA
- a CDS encoding IS3 family transposase (programmed frameshift), with protein sequence MKKQRFTEEQIIGVLKEQEAGVKAADLCRKHGISEATFYNWKAKYGGMEVSEAKRLKALEDENAKLKKLLAEQMLDVAALRELLGKKMVGPAAKRDAVAHLKDILGLSERRACQIVSADRKMIRYRSCRPPEVELRAKLRDLANERRRFGYRRLFILLRRDGEPSGVNRIYRLYREEGLSVRKRKARRRAVGTRAPILVEAKANARWSLDFVHDQFTCGRRFRILNVVDDVTRECLAAIPDTSISGRRVARELTTLVERRGKPGMIVSDNGTELTSNAILAWSKDHKVEWHYIAPGRPMQNGYVESFNGRMRDELLNESLFFGLDHARSAIAEWADDYNNFRPHSSLGYQTPADYAGIIAATGSNATQFGSFAFPPVAPITPCGVSKTAEALIAAG encoded by the exons ATGAAGAAGCAGAGATTTACGGAAGAGCAGATCATTGGGGTGTTGAAGGAGCAGGAGGCGGGCGTTAAGGCCGCTGATCTTTGCCGCAAGCACGGGATTTCCGAGGCGACCTTTTACAACTGGAAGGCCAAATACGGCGGCATGGAAGTGTCGGAGGCCAAGCGTCTGAAGGCGCTTGAGGACGAGAATGCCAAGCTGAAGAAGTTGCTGGCCGAGCAGATGCTGGATGTTGCCGCTCTTCGTGAGCTTCTCG GGAAAAAAATGGTAGGGCCTGCCGCAAAGCGTGACGCCGTTGCACATCTGAAGGATATATTGGGTCTTTCGGAGCGGCGGGCCTGCCAGATTGTGTCGGCTGATCGCAAGATGATCCGCTATCGGTCCTGCCGACCGCCGGAGGTCGAATTGCGAGCAAAGTTGCGCGATCTGGCCAACGAGCGACGACGGTTCGGCTACCGACGGCTGTTCATTCTGCTTCGGCGAGACGGAGAGCCTTCCGGGGTTAATCGCATCTATCGGCTGTATCGCGAGGAAGGTCTTTCCGTGCGCAAGCGGAAAGCCAGGCGTCGTGCTGTTGGCACGCGTGCCCCGATCCTCGTCGAAGCAAAGGCGAATGCTCGCTGGTCGCTGGATTTCGTCCACGATCAGTTCACCTGCGGCAGACGCTTCCGCATCCTCAATGTGGTTGACGACGTCACACGTGAATGCCTGGCGGCGATCCCGGACACATCTATCTCCGGTCGCCGTGTCGCGAGGGAGCTGACGACGCTTGTCGAGCGAAGAGGCAAGCCCGGCATGATTGTTTCAGACAACGGGACCGAACTGACCTCAAATGCCATCCTCGCCTGGTCGAAGGATCACAAGGTCGAGTGGCACTACATCGCGCCGGGAAGACCGATGCAAAACGGTTATGTCGAGAGTTTCAATGGCCGCATGCGCGACGAGTTACTCAACGAGAGCCTGTTCTTTGGTCTCGATCATGCCCGGAGCGCCATTGCCGAATGGGCCGACGATTACAACAATTTCCGGCCCCACTCATCGCTCGGATACCAGACCCCGGCAGATTATGCAGGGATCATCGCCGCAACCGGCTCCAACGCTACGCAATTTGGAAGCTTCGCGTTTCCGCCGGTTGCTCCCATCACGCCATGTGGCGTATCAAAAACCGCCGAGGCTCTAATCGCAGCCGGATGA
- a CDS encoding VirB4 family type IV secretion/conjugal transfer ATPase — MPDISTLKSRELGPETFIPYVRHIDEVTVALDSRALIVMIALEGVSFETADILDLNALHRDLNTLYRNVADERLALWTHLIRRRDNSYPDGRFTATFSAQLNEKYRERMVDEDLFHNGLYLTIVWSPPSDPAEKVAKLLSRLTRARHSGDELDEEALKKLRDKVVDITAGLKRFEPRVLSLYDHDGLLFSEPSEVLHQLVGGRKEPVPLTEGRIASAIYSDRVIIGRETIEIRQEAESRFAGMLSFKEYPATTRPSMLDGVLTSPFELILSQSFTFVSKADARTIMGRKQNQMLSSGDKAASQIEELDDAMDDLESNRFVLGEHHLTLTVFAPTVKGLTDHLAKARASLTNGGAVVAREDLGLEAAWWAQLPGNFRFRARSSAISSRNFAALSPFHSYPVGQKDGNEWGTAVALLKTASGSPYYFNFHYGDLGNAFICGPSGAGKTVLLNFMLSQLEKHDPHVIFFDKDRGADLYVRATGGTYHPLKNGKSTGCAPLKALDLTPENKVFLADWIGKLVGSASRELSVTELRDISASIDGLADLPVEQRTIGALRTFLDNTNPEGIAARLRRWEKGGPLGWVFDNVNEEIGFGNFSVSRKMVGYDMTDFLDNEEIRSPLMAYLFHRVEQLIDGRRIIIVIDEFWKALQDDAFRDLAQNKLKTIRKQNGLMLFATQSPRDAINSPIAHTIIEQCPTQIFLPNSRGSHVDYVDGFKLTEREYELIARELSVESRRFVLKQGHNSVVAELNLNGFDDELAILSGRTANVELVDAIRGEIGDRLENWLPVFQQRRSAS; from the coding sequence TTGCCTGATATTTCAACGCTCAAATCCCGGGAGCTCGGGCCAGAGACTTTCATTCCCTATGTGCGTCATATTGATGAAGTGACCGTCGCTTTGGACTCGCGGGCGCTAATAGTGATGATCGCCCTCGAAGGCGTCTCGTTCGAGACCGCAGATATTCTGGATCTCAATGCTCTACACCGCGATCTCAACACGCTTTACAGGAACGTCGCCGACGAGCGACTTGCTTTATGGACCCATTTGATCCGACGTCGCGACAATTCTTATCCCGACGGGAGGTTTACAGCGACGTTCTCCGCTCAGCTCAACGAAAAATATCGCGAGCGCATGGTGGATGAGGATCTTTTTCACAATGGTCTCTATCTGACAATAGTGTGGTCGCCGCCAAGTGACCCTGCGGAAAAGGTAGCGAAGTTGCTTTCGCGTTTAACCCGTGCTCGCCATTCGGGTGACGAACTCGATGAGGAGGCACTGAAGAAACTCCGCGACAAGGTGGTCGATATCACGGCGGGGTTGAAGCGGTTTGAACCGCGGGTGTTGTCGCTTTACGATCATGACGGTCTACTATTTTCTGAGCCAAGCGAGGTCTTGCACCAACTCGTCGGCGGGCGAAAGGAGCCGGTCCCGCTCACCGAGGGCCGCATCGCTTCCGCAATCTATTCTGACCGTGTTATTATTGGTCGAGAAACGATCGAAATCCGGCAAGAAGCTGAAAGCCGCTTTGCCGGAATGCTGAGCTTTAAGGAATACCCCGCCACCACAAGGCCCAGCATGTTAGACGGCGTCTTGACCAGTCCCTTTGAACTGATTTTGTCGCAATCTTTTACCTTCGTCTCCAAAGCCGACGCCCGGACAATAATGGGCCGAAAGCAAAATCAGATGCTCAGTAGCGGTGATAAGGCAGCGTCGCAGATCGAAGAGCTCGACGATGCCATGGACGATCTGGAATCGAACCGGTTCGTTCTCGGCGAGCATCATTTGACGCTGACCGTTTTTGCTCCAACGGTAAAAGGACTGACTGATCATCTGGCAAAGGCACGCGCGAGCCTGACCAATGGTGGCGCTGTCGTCGCTCGCGAAGATCTCGGTCTCGAAGCTGCATGGTGGGCGCAGCTCCCTGGTAATTTTAGGTTTCGCGCGCGGTCTAGCGCAATCTCGTCGCGGAATTTCGCAGCACTTTCGCCATTCCATTCCTATCCGGTCGGCCAGAAAGACGGCAACGAATGGGGGACAGCTGTCGCGCTTCTCAAAACCGCATCCGGTTCGCCATACTATTTCAATTTCCATTATGGCGATCTCGGCAACGCTTTCATTTGTGGTCCCTCAGGCGCAGGCAAGACCGTGCTGCTCAACTTCATGCTGTCCCAGCTTGAAAAACACGATCCGCATGTGATCTTCTTTGACAAGGACCGCGGTGCTGATCTCTACGTCCGTGCCACCGGTGGCACTTATCACCCCCTTAAAAACGGCAAGTCCACCGGCTGCGCTCCTCTTAAGGCTCTGGACCTGACGCCAGAAAACAAGGTCTTTCTGGCAGACTGGATCGGAAAGCTGGTCGGGTCGGCGTCACGGGAGTTGTCTGTTACCGAGTTACGCGACATTTCAGCCTCTATTGATGGGCTCGCCGACCTCCCGGTCGAACAGCGCACGATCGGTGCGCTTCGGACTTTCCTCGACAATACGAACCCCGAAGGCATCGCCGCCCGGCTACGCAGGTGGGAAAAGGGAGGTCCGCTTGGCTGGGTCTTCGACAATGTCAATGAGGAGATAGGCTTCGGAAATTTCAGCGTCAGCAGAAAGATGGTTGGATACGACATGACTGATTTCCTGGATAATGAGGAAATACGCTCGCCCCTGATGGCTTATCTTTTCCATCGTGTCGAACAACTCATTGACGGTCGGCGCATCATCATCGTCATTGATGAATTCTGGAAGGCTTTGCAAGATGACGCCTTCCGGGACCTTGCGCAAAACAAGCTGAAGACGATCCGCAAACAAAATGGTCTCATGTTGTTCGCGACGCAAAGCCCGCGCGACGCGATCAATTCGCCGATTGCCCATACCATCATTGAGCAATGCCCAACCCAGATTTTTCTCCCGAACTCACGCGGAAGTCACGTCGATTATGTCGACGGCTTCAAGCTGACAGAGCGGGAATACGAGCTGATTGCACGTGAACTTAGCGTCGAAAGTCGCCGCTTCGTTCTGAAGCAGGGGCATAACAGCGTCGTGGCCGAACTGAACCTCAACGGCTTCGACGACGAACTCGCCATTCTTTCCGGCAGGACTGCCAACGTCGAGCTTGTGGACGCAATCCGCGGCGAGATCGGCGACAGGCTTGAGAACTGGCTACCCGTTTTCCAACAGCGAAGGAGTGCAAGCTGA
- the virB5 gene encoding P-type DNA transfer protein VirB5: MIASRVHGAVVVAVLIISAGTAAGEGIPVIDRTSILKHIESITQLKSQLDALHQQIEQAQQLYGSLNKLTNMADVAGVLNDPAIRKALPPDFEAIEKLFKGNGSGAIGQSASKFLEGNSSYRTDADDFYAKELSRAQNNNAGQMSLGQQVYDAATKRIDGIDELREKISSAGDAKEIADLQARLQAEQAFLQTDVLRMEGLQMLQRAQTRVDGQRKAEDWRKRMDSMKAALQ; encoded by the coding sequence ATGATTGCGAGCAGAGTTCACGGCGCAGTAGTTGTTGCGGTGTTGATCATTTCAGCTGGTACAGCAGCAGGGGAGGGAATTCCTGTGATCGACAGGACGTCCATCCTCAAACACATAGAAAGTATCACGCAGCTGAAATCACAGCTCGATGCGCTCCATCAGCAAATCGAGCAGGCGCAGCAACTCTATGGCTCGCTCAACAAACTGACCAACATGGCCGACGTCGCTGGTGTCCTGAACGATCCGGCAATTCGCAAGGCGCTTCCGCCTGATTTCGAAGCAATCGAGAAATTATTCAAAGGCAATGGATCAGGTGCGATCGGACAGTCTGCTTCCAAATTTCTCGAAGGCAATTCGAGCTATCGCACTGATGCCGATGATTTCTATGCGAAGGAGCTATCACGCGCCCAGAATAATAATGCTGGCCAGATGAGCCTCGGTCAGCAGGTCTACGATGCAGCTACGAAACGCATCGACGGAATCGACGAGTTGCGAGAGAAAATCTCTTCGGCCGGCGATGCCAAGGAGATCGCGGACCTCCAAGCCAGGCTTCAGGCCGAACAGGCATTCCTCCAGACAGATGTTTTACGGATGGAGGGATTGCAAATGCTCCAGCGCGCGCAGACCCGGGTCGACGGGCAGCGCAAGGCGGAAGATTGGCGCAAGCGCATGGATTCCATGAAGGCGGCGCTGCAATGA
- a CDS encoding EexN family lipoprotein — translation MRVLVTMVVLLVVTGCSEEKITTYSVEELTADETLLVRVLSECRNDPGNQRDTARCVNAETTDGKRRLRKMRELLGN, via the coding sequence ATGAGGGTTCTTGTCACGATGGTCGTGCTTCTCGTCGTGACCGGCTGCTCCGAAGAGAAAATCACGACCTATTCCGTTGAGGAGTTGACGGCGGACGAGACGTTGCTCGTACGTGTCTTGTCCGAATGCCGCAATGATCCAGGCAACCAGCGTGATACGGCCAGGTGTGTGAACGCAGAAACTACCGACGGGAAACGAAGACTGCGCAAGATGCGTGAATTGCTGGGGAATTGA
- a CDS encoding type IV secretion system protein, which translates to MYQVFDFIDGQFKQPLETFVSDGTSNIAQWVTGPLTAAITLYIVLYGYLVLRGSVAEPILEFVFRTIKLAIIVMLVKNAGEYQTYVTNIFFNVLPHEIAQALNSGTTPSASTFDGLLDKGQTSATDIWSRASWPIDIVTGVAGMLVIAVSFLVAGIGYVVSLYARLALAIVLAIGPIFIALAMFQSTRRFTEAWIGQLANFVILQVLVVAVGALLISCIDSTFTAIDAYSDVLMRPIALCAIGIAALYVFYQLPGVASALAAGGASLAYGYSAARDAHEGMLARGTRSTGRAIKHTARFVGRTVGSRGMSK; encoded by the coding sequence GTGTATCAGGTGTTCGACTTCATCGATGGGCAGTTTAAACAACCATTAGAGACGTTCGTTTCGGATGGCACGTCAAATATCGCACAATGGGTGACCGGGCCGTTGACCGCGGCCATCACCCTTTACATCGTGCTTTATGGCTATCTGGTGCTGCGCGGCTCGGTTGCTGAGCCGATCCTCGAATTCGTGTTCCGCACGATCAAGCTCGCCATCATCGTAATGCTGGTCAAAAACGCCGGTGAATACCAGACCTACGTCACGAACATTTTCTTCAATGTGCTACCGCATGAAATCGCGCAGGCGCTGAATTCCGGGACTACTCCAAGCGCCAGTACCTTTGACGGCCTTCTGGATAAAGGACAGACATCTGCCACCGACATCTGGTCGCGTGCCTCCTGGCCGATTGATATCGTCACAGGCGTTGCGGGGATGTTGGTGATCGCGGTGAGCTTTCTGGTTGCCGGTATCGGCTACGTTGTTTCGCTTTATGCACGTCTGGCACTGGCCATTGTGCTGGCGATTGGTCCCATCTTCATTGCATTAGCCATGTTTCAATCCACGCGACGTTTCACCGAAGCGTGGATAGGTCAGCTCGCAAACTTCGTCATCCTGCAGGTCCTCGTCGTCGCGGTGGGGGCGCTGCTGATCTCGTGCATCGATTCCACGTTTACCGCAATCGATGCTTACTCCGATGTCCTTATGCGTCCGATTGCTCTTTGCGCTATCGGGATCGCTGCCCTTTACGTCTTCTATCAACTCCCCGGCGTTGCTTCGGCGCTTGCTGCTGGTGGAGCATCGCTTGCTTACGGTTACAGTGCTGCGCGCGATGCGCATGAGGGCATGCTTGCCCGTGGGACCAGAAGTACAGGTCGTGCCATCAAACACACGGCTCGGTTCGTTGGGCGAACGGTTGGTTCCAGGGGCATGAGTAAATGA
- a CDS encoding virB8 family protein: MVSTENLKSYFEKARRFDQDRMIQIERSNRFAWSIAVGAVLIAVVSIVAVAALAPLKTVEPFVIRVDNSTGIVDVVSALTSTAGTYDEAVTKYFAAKYVRAREGYVWSEAQENFRTIALLSTQAEQDRFSSHYRGSNPESPQVIYGRSATTIIRIASISLINQNVASVRYMRTVTRGDEVRTTHWVASLTYAYANAPMSSTDRLVNPLGFAVSEYRSDPEAIN, encoded by the coding sequence ATGGTATCGACAGAAAATCTGAAAAGCTATTTTGAAAAAGCTCGCCGTTTCGATCAGGACCGGATGATCCAGATCGAGCGATCGAACCGGTTTGCCTGGTCAATCGCAGTTGGCGCAGTCCTCATCGCGGTTGTTTCGATCGTCGCGGTTGCTGCGCTGGCACCGCTTAAGACCGTTGAACCCTTTGTCATCCGGGTCGACAATTCGACGGGTATCGTCGACGTGGTGTCCGCCCTGACGTCGACGGCTGGTACTTACGATGAAGCAGTGACGAAATATTTTGCTGCAAAATATGTTCGCGCCCGCGAAGGATATGTCTGGAGCGAAGCACAAGAGAATTTCAGAACTATCGCGCTCCTGTCCACACAAGCCGAGCAAGATCGTTTTTCGAGCCACTATCGAGGAAGCAATCCGGAGTCGCCGCAAGTTATCTATGGTCGGTCGGCGACGACGATTATTAGGATCGCTTCGATCTCGCTGATCAATCAGAACGTGGCTTCAGTGCGTTATATGCGCACTGTCACCCGAGGAGACGAAGTCCGCACAACCCACTGGGTTGCCAGCCTGACTTATGCTTACGCCAATGCACCCATGTCCTCCACGGACCGGCTTGTGAACCCACTCGGCTTTGCGGTTAGCGAATACCGCTCCGATCCGGAGGCGATCAATTGA
- the virB9 gene encoding P-type conjugative transfer protein VirB9, giving the protein MRKTVLLTALFVGIASMGHALEVPHSASQDSRVRFVNYHPYNITRIVGSLRSSVQVEFDRGEEIAHVALGNSVAWEVAPAGNILFLKPREKQPVTNISVVTTRRDGSVRSYQMELTVREGTVEVGQNTYFYVKFRYPGDEADARRQQAAARARAEQAKEADKVLALHEANGPRNWRYSAQGAQSLEPQSIYDNGKITTFAFVDNQEMPAIYMENSDGSESLVPKSVDGNLVMVHAISEKFILRRGNDVLCVFNEAYDRVGINPDTNTTSPSVERVIKSVSAAR; this is encoded by the coding sequence ATGCGAAAGACAGTCCTTCTAACCGCTCTGTTTGTAGGTATCGCCTCCATGGGTCATGCGCTCGAGGTTCCGCACAGCGCCTCGCAGGATAGTCGTGTCCGCTTCGTGAATTATCATCCTTACAACATTACCAGGATCGTCGGATCGTTGCGTTCTTCCGTGCAGGTGGAGTTCGACAGGGGCGAGGAGATCGCTCATGTCGCACTTGGCAACAGTGTGGCCTGGGAAGTCGCGCCGGCCGGAAACATACTTTTTTTGAAACCGCGCGAAAAGCAGCCGGTAACTAACATTTCTGTGGTGACAACCCGACGCGACGGTTCCGTCCGCAGTTATCAGATGGAGCTGACCGTACGCGAAGGAACTGTTGAGGTGGGCCAGAACACTTACTTCTATGTAAAATTTCGATATCCCGGAGATGAAGCAGACGCTCGGCGCCAGCAAGCTGCAGCGCGGGCGCGCGCTGAGCAGGCAAAGGAGGCTGACAAGGTGCTGGCGCTCCACGAAGCTAACGGCCCGCGCAACTGGCGCTATTCAGCACAGGGGGCCCAGTCGCTTGAACCGCAAAGCATCTACGATAATGGTAAGATCACGACCTTCGCATTCGTCGACAATCAAGAGATGCCCGCAATTTATATGGAAAACTCTGATGGTTCGGAGAGTTTGGTGCCAAAATCGGTCGATGGCAATCTCGTAATGGTTCACGCCATCAGTGAGAAGTTCATCCTGCGCCGCGGCAACGACGTTCTGTGCGTCTTCAACGAGGCTTACGACCGCGTCGGTATCAATCCCGACACGAACACCACGTCGCCGTCTGTGGAGCGTGTCATAAAATCCGTTTCCGCGGCTCGGTAG